One stretch of Carassius carassius chromosome 18, fCarCar2.1, whole genome shotgun sequence DNA includes these proteins:
- the LOC132091899 gene encoding brain and acute leukemia cytoplasmic protein-like, whose protein sequence is MGCGGSRTDVLEPRYMESWTKETESTWLTSTDTDIPLSSIQSIPSENSSEVGFPSEKTANLDLFDDALPAPAQAYLKVCSAMSEVGLNDVKPGSTPAIRSSQEQEVLSSSGPTLQRRSMFRTEEITKWQDNRMSTKQVTITVTQSIVQVDRSGKIKETSQTTYELMKPVDGLMDAAADSVHQ, encoded by the exons ATGGGCTGTGGAGGCTCCAGGACAGATGTGTTGGAGCCGAGATATATGGAGAGCTGGACCAAAGAGACAGAGTCTACTTGGCTGACGAGCACGGACACAGACATACCCCTGTCCTCCATCCAGAGCATCCCCTCTGAAAACTCTTCAGAGGTGGGCTTCCCATCAGAGAAGACCGCCAACCTCG ATCTCTTTGATGATGCTCTGCCTGCTCCAGCTCAGGCATATCTGAAAGTGTGTTCTGCCATGTCTGAGGTGGGTCTGAATGACGTGAAACCTGGCAGCACCCCTGCAATCCGCTCTTCTCAAGAACAGGAAGTGCTGTCTTCTTCTGGCCCCACATTGCAGAGGAGGAGCATGTTCCGAACTGAGGAAATA ACCAAATGGCAGGACAACCGGATGTCCACCAAGCAAGTGACCATCACTGTGACTCAAAGTATCGTGCAGGTGGATAGGAGCGGGAAGATCAAGGAAACATCCCAAACCACCTATGAGCTCATGAAACCAGTGGATGGTTTGATGGACGCAGCAGCTGACTCAGTGCATCAATGA